One Actinospica robiniae DSM 44927 genomic region harbors:
- a CDS encoding SapB/AmfS family lanthipeptide encodes MSILNLQSLRAPEASSEFRSVLSSLSVVTCTTSTVSTLLCI; translated from the coding sequence ATGTCGATCCTGAACCTGCAGTCGCTGCGCGCCCCCGAGGCCTCCTCGGAGTTCCGCTCCGTGCTCAGCTCGCTCAGCGTCGTCACCTGCACGACCAGCACCGTCAGCACCCTGCTCTGCATCTGA
- a CDS encoding ABC transporter ATP-binding protein, whose translation MRTPGYVRRAGSRPDRDFAAADRLLRQTARSTPRWPIALALCVLGSTAASLVLPAALAKAVDGALSAQGARACVPCFATLGVLILAEALTQLADPHATADATMFLRGRLLEHIAAIGRLPEWCAPGDLVARLTGSAAEAGAASTSVVYFAAQIVMSAGAVVALGLLYPPLALTFLLTAPACFVLVQRYLRRTTNLVVEYQQGQAAVAARLLDALTGIRTITASGTADREVERVMQPVPALSERGRALWNSQRRIAWSTSLLAPFTQLCVIAVAGYGVGTGALSTGGLVAAIGYTTTGLSFFGTAQTLLALARARAGAARIAAVLAEPVRSPGTRRLPAGLGQLELRAVRVSRAGKAILDKLDLTIPAGACIALVGNSGSGKSLLAAVAGRLTDPDEGSVLLDGAPIDEVRPEELRAAIAYAFTDPALPGETVEDVIALAPQALATQRVHDAARACQADAFIRRLPDGYLTPIAQTPLSGGERQRLGLARAIAHGGRLIILDDATSSLDTITEAVVAKALDSALDGRTRLVVTHRAAVAARADAVAWLDEGRIRAMAPHVELWQDPDYRAVFRPSQA comes from the coding sequence ATGCGTACACCCGGGTACGTCCGACGGGCCGGTTCAAGGCCCGACCGGGACTTCGCAGCCGCCGACCGGCTGCTGCGGCAGACGGCCCGAAGCACCCCGCGATGGCCGATCGCGCTCGCACTCTGCGTCCTCGGCAGCACCGCCGCCTCACTCGTCCTGCCCGCGGCTCTCGCCAAGGCGGTGGACGGCGCGCTCTCCGCGCAAGGCGCCCGCGCCTGCGTCCCCTGCTTCGCCACCCTCGGCGTGCTGATCCTCGCCGAAGCGCTCACCCAGCTAGCCGACCCGCACGCGACCGCGGACGCGACCATGTTCCTGCGCGGCCGGCTGCTGGAGCACATCGCCGCGATCGGCCGCCTCCCGGAGTGGTGCGCCCCCGGCGACCTGGTGGCCAGACTGACCGGAAGCGCCGCGGAGGCCGGCGCGGCCTCGACGTCAGTGGTCTACTTCGCGGCCCAGATCGTCATGTCCGCCGGAGCGGTCGTGGCGCTCGGCCTGCTCTACCCCCCGCTGGCGCTGACCTTCCTGCTGACGGCGCCGGCCTGCTTCGTCTTGGTCCAGCGCTACCTTCGGCGCACGACCAACCTCGTCGTCGAGTACCAGCAAGGGCAGGCCGCCGTCGCCGCTCGGCTGCTCGACGCGCTCACCGGGATCCGCACGATCACGGCTTCCGGCACGGCGGACCGCGAAGTGGAACGGGTGATGCAGCCGGTGCCCGCGCTCTCCGAGCGTGGACGCGCACTGTGGAACAGCCAGCGGCGGATCGCCTGGTCCACTTCGTTGCTGGCGCCGTTCACACAGCTCTGCGTCATCGCCGTGGCCGGCTACGGCGTCGGCACCGGCGCGCTGAGCACGGGCGGCCTGGTGGCCGCGATCGGCTACACCACCACCGGATTGAGCTTCTTCGGCACCGCGCAGACCCTGCTCGCCCTCGCCCGGGCGCGAGCAGGCGCCGCCCGGATCGCCGCGGTGCTCGCCGAGCCGGTCCGGAGCCCGGGAACCCGCCGTCTGCCGGCGGGCCTCGGGCAGCTCGAGCTGCGCGCGGTCCGGGTTTCTCGAGCAGGCAAAGCGATCCTGGACAAACTCGATCTGACCATTCCAGCAGGGGCCTGCATCGCTCTGGTCGGCAACTCCGGCTCGGGAAAGTCCTTGCTGGCGGCCGTCGCCGGCCGACTGACGGATCCGGACGAGGGCAGCGTCCTCCTCGACGGCGCGCCGATCGATGAGGTCCGCCCGGAGGAGTTGCGCGCGGCGATCGCTTACGCGTTCACGGATCCCGCGCTGCCCGGGGAGACCGTCGAGGATGTCATAGCTCTGGCACCGCAAGCGCTGGCGACCCAGCGGGTGCACGATGCCGCCCGCGCCTGCCAGGCCGACGCCTTCATCCGCCGGCTGCCCGACGGCTACCTCACTCCGATCGCGCAGACGCCGTTGTCCGGCGGCGAGCGCCAACGGCTGGGGCTCGCGCGCGCCATCGCGCACGGCGGGCGGCTCATCATCCTCGACGACGCGACGTCGAGCCTTGACACGATCACCGAGGCGGTCGTCGCAAAAGCCTTAGACAGCGCGCTGGACGGCCGGACCCGGCTCGTGGTGACCCACCGCGCCGCCGTCGCCGCCCGCGCGGACGCGGTGGCCTGGCTGGACGAAGGCCGCATCCGCGCGATGGCCCCGCACGTCGAGCTCTGGCAGGACCCTGACTACCGCGCCGTCTTCCGCCCGTCCCAGGCCTGA
- a CDS encoding ATP-binding cassette domain-containing protein — MPGRAIATKARPEQGANHIPEPRREARPGAEARNRAGLHLIAASVRRSRRAVVSLSVWSLLSAAPTLVSGKVLAEAVDHGFLAHNPAAAARWLGVFAAVTLAGAWAQRQTYPSLSGIVEPMRDSLLRSVVTGTLHRAARSNAPRTNSAAIAVSQITRQVEAVRDSASGQLMIAWQFVLTAVAVMLGAAALAPAAVPLIALPLVAAVCLFVTLLPMMIRRQRTAFLAEEQLARVSVDALESLRDLISCGAEQQGVDRGLRAARAQAAAARSLAWVAALRRLIVALGAHVPIVLVLLASPTLVRHGMTAGGIVGVLTYLVGVLEPALRLLVQGLGGSFLRLNVAAERLAEAARLPAAPPAPEHSILLKRRPVEVRHVTFAYGPGAEPVLRDLSLVVAPGEHLAVVGPSGIGKSTLAGILAGVIAPDDGSVLIGGVPLPRIAPDVLHQARVLLPQEAYVFAGELRENLRYLAEDCSDQTLLKAADRLGLTALLTRLGGLDAPVDPARLSAGERQLIALTRAYVSPADVVILDEATSHLDASAEARAEAAFHSRPGTVITIAHRISSALRADRILLLDGTRAHLGTHADLVETSPMYANLVALF; from the coding sequence ATGCCCGGCCGCGCGATCGCGACCAAAGCACGACCGGAACAGGGCGCGAACCACATCCCCGAGCCGCGTCGCGAAGCCCGGCCCGGCGCCGAAGCCCGAAACAGAGCCGGCCTGCATCTGATTGCCGCGAGCGTGCGCCGCAGCCGCCGAGCCGTGGTCTCGCTGTCGGTGTGGTCGCTGCTCTCCGCCGCGCCGACGCTCGTCTCCGGAAAGGTGCTGGCCGAAGCAGTCGACCACGGCTTCCTCGCGCACAACCCGGCCGCGGCCGCGCGCTGGCTCGGCGTGTTCGCCGCGGTGACGCTGGCAGGGGCGTGGGCGCAGCGGCAGACCTATCCGAGCCTGTCCGGCATCGTGGAGCCGATGCGCGACTCGCTGCTGCGATCCGTCGTCACCGGCACCCTGCACCGCGCCGCGCGGTCGAACGCGCCACGCACGAACTCCGCGGCCATCGCCGTCTCACAGATCACCCGCCAAGTGGAGGCGGTGCGCGACTCCGCGTCCGGCCAGCTCATGATCGCCTGGCAGTTCGTCCTGACCGCCGTCGCCGTCATGCTCGGCGCGGCGGCGCTCGCCCCGGCCGCCGTGCCGCTCATCGCGCTGCCCCTGGTCGCGGCGGTGTGTCTCTTCGTGACGCTGCTGCCGATGATGATCCGCCGTCAGCGGACCGCTTTCCTCGCCGAGGAGCAGCTCGCACGCGTATCAGTGGACGCACTCGAGTCCTTGCGCGACCTCATCTCCTGCGGGGCTGAGCAGCAGGGCGTGGACCGCGGATTGCGGGCCGCCCGGGCCCAGGCCGCCGCGGCGCGGTCGCTCGCCTGGGTCGCGGCACTGCGACGCCTCATCGTCGCCCTCGGCGCGCACGTACCGATCGTGCTGGTACTGCTCGCCTCCCCGACACTGGTGCGGCACGGCATGACCGCCGGCGGGATCGTCGGTGTCCTGACTTACCTGGTCGGCGTCCTCGAACCCGCCCTACGCCTACTCGTACAGGGGCTCGGCGGCTCGTTCCTGCGGCTGAACGTGGCGGCCGAGCGGCTGGCTGAAGCGGCACGGCTGCCGGCCGCTCCCCCGGCGCCGGAGCATTCGATCCTGCTGAAGCGGCGCCCGGTGGAGGTGCGGCACGTCACCTTCGCGTACGGCCCCGGCGCGGAGCCCGTCCTGCGCGATCTGAGCCTGGTCGTCGCCCCCGGCGAGCACCTGGCCGTGGTGGGCCCGTCCGGCATCGGAAAGTCGACGCTCGCAGGCATCCTCGCCGGCGTCATCGCGCCCGACGACGGCAGCGTGCTGATCGGCGGGGTGCCCCTGCCGCGGATTGCACCGGACGTCCTGCACCAGGCCCGCGTCCTGCTGCCGCAAGAGGCCTACGTATTCGCCGGTGAACTGCGCGAGAACCTCCGCTATCTCGCCGAAGACTGCTCCGATCAGACGCTGCTCAAAGCCGCGGACCGCCTCGGTCTGACCGCACTGCTCACCCGCCTCGGCGGCCTCGACGCCCCGGTCGATCCGGCCCGCCTGTCCGCAGGAGAGCGCCAACTCATCGCCCTCACACGCGCCTACGTGTCGCCGGCCGACGTCGTCATCCTCGACGAAGCGACCAGCCACCTCGACGCATCCGCCGAAGCCCGCGCGGAGGCGGCATTCCACAGCCGGCCGGGCACGGTGATCACCATCGCACACCGGATCAGCTCGGCCCTGCGAGCTGACCGCATCCTGCTGCTCGACGGGACACGTGCGCACCTCGGCACCCACGCCGACCTCGTCGAGACCTCGCCGATGTACGCAAATCTCGTCGCGCTGTTCTAA
- a CDS encoding nucleotidyltransferase domain-containing protein, giving the protein MNQDPAADARALVNERFPHARWAVLAGSVITAQRTPGSDLDIVVLLPDGDPQTPYRAACRFRGWPVELFVHDEQSLTHYLDQGRHGRNPSMHRMVARGAVLVGDPSRWQAESEGLLAEGPAPLSTDERDNARYHLTDLLDDLVHAVDPGEKAVIAGTAWTSAAQQVLAFADHWSGGGKWLLRQLRELDPRLAERWAAAFGDVAAIEVIVREMLDRIGGPLFEGFHAGGERPSVR; this is encoded by the coding sequence ATGAACCAAGATCCGGCGGCGGACGCCCGCGCACTGGTCAACGAGCGCTTCCCGCACGCCCGCTGGGCGGTGCTGGCGGGCAGTGTGATCACGGCTCAGCGGACCCCCGGATCAGACCTCGACATCGTCGTGCTGCTGCCGGACGGCGATCCGCAGACCCCTTATCGGGCCGCGTGCCGCTTCCGCGGCTGGCCGGTCGAGCTGTTCGTTCACGACGAGCAGAGCCTGACCCACTATCTCGACCAAGGCCGGCACGGGCGCAATCCCTCCATGCATCGGATGGTCGCCCGCGGCGCGGTTTTGGTCGGTGATCCGTCGCGTTGGCAGGCCGAGAGCGAGGGCCTTCTGGCCGAAGGGCCAGCGCCGCTGAGCACGGACGAACGCGACAACGCCCGCTACCACCTGACGGACTTGCTCGACGACCTGGTCCACGCAGTCGACCCGGGAGAGAAAGCGGTGATCGCCGGGACGGCGTGGACTTCGGCCGCGCAGCAGGTGCTCGCCTTCGCCGATCACTGGTCCGGTGGCGGCAAGTGGCTGCTGCGCCAGCTTCGAGAGCTGGATCCGCGGCTGGCCGAGCGATGGGCCGCCGCGTTCGGCGACGTCGCCGCGATCGAGGTGATCGTCCGTGAGATGCTCGACCGGATCGGCGGGCCGCTGTTCGAGGGCTTCCACGCGGGCGGTGAACGGCCATCCGTCAGATGA
- a CDS encoding DUF302 domain-containing protein — translation MPQLTSVPSAHSFAETVSRVEQRLAALGVRLFARIDHAENAREAGLQMPPTTVLVFGAARGGTPAMNASPDIAYELPLRLLIRQREDQVELLYRPIDDLAADYGVPAEVIAPLRMVEKLAAAAAAAS, via the coding sequence GTGCCGCAGCTGACGTCCGTCCCCAGCGCCCACAGCTTCGCCGAGACGGTCAGCCGGGTCGAGCAGCGGCTCGCCGCGCTCGGAGTGCGGCTCTTCGCGCGCATCGACCACGCTGAGAACGCGCGCGAAGCGGGCCTGCAGATGCCGCCGACCACCGTGCTGGTGTTCGGCGCGGCGCGCGGCGGGACGCCGGCGATGAACGCGAGCCCGGACATCGCCTACGAGCTGCCGTTGCGCCTGCTCATCCGGCAGCGGGAGGATCAGGTCGAGCTGCTCTACCGGCCGATCGACGACCTGGCCGCCGACTACGGCGTCCCGGCCGAGGTCATCGCCCCGCTGCGGATGGTGGAGAAGCTCGCCGCCGCCGCGGCCGCCGCCAGCTGA
- a CDS encoding HAD-IA family hydrolase, translating to MPELPYKAVLCDIDGVLRHWPPLDTLDQDHALPSGTFAGAAFAPERLIPAITGLVTDEEWRESVEAALAVACGSWSTARAVVAAWSVQLPTIDAEVAALLRQTRGTIPVALVSNATTRLELDLAKQGLEDVADVIVNTSRIGYAKPDSRVYVDAARRVGAALDQCLFIDDTVGNVAAARSLGMPALHFRTFADLRDALIGGTGCQGLSGSPAH from the coding sequence GTGCCGGAGTTGCCGTACAAGGCCGTACTCTGCGACATCGATGGCGTGCTGCGCCACTGGCCTCCGCTGGACACCCTCGATCAGGACCACGCCCTGCCCTCGGGTACGTTCGCCGGCGCGGCGTTCGCGCCGGAGCGCCTGATCCCCGCCATCACCGGGCTCGTCACCGACGAGGAGTGGCGGGAGTCCGTCGAAGCCGCCCTCGCAGTGGCTTGCGGCTCCTGGAGCACCGCACGAGCCGTGGTCGCCGCGTGGTCGGTGCAGCTGCCGACGATCGATGCCGAGGTCGCGGCCCTGCTCCGACAGACCCGAGGCACCATACCGGTGGCGCTCGTGTCGAATGCCACCACGCGGCTTGAACTGGACCTGGCGAAGCAAGGGCTCGAAGACGTCGCGGACGTGATCGTCAACACGTCGCGCATCGGCTATGCGAAGCCCGACAGTCGCGTGTACGTCGATGCCGCGCGGCGGGTAGGCGCAGCGCTGGATCAATGCCTGTTCATCGACGACACCGTCGGAAACGTCGCGGCCGCCCGCAGCCTCGGCATGCCCGCCCTGCACTTCCGTACTTTCGCAGACCTCCGCGATGCTCTCATCGGCGGCACAGGCTGCCAGGGCCTGTCCGGCTCTCCTGCGCATTGA
- a CDS encoding MBL fold metallo-hydrolase → MQLTKHAHACVTLAKDDVRIVIDPGVLTPDAAEAVADAQAVLITHEHADHFDEELITRALDARPDLQVFGPGSVVGRWAARRGQVRALGAGEQLNIAGFDIAVFGELHGLIHRDLPSVANIGYLVDSELYHPGDAYHVPDADVPTLLLPTSGPWTKFGEAADYVREVKPQRLLQIHEAMLSEMGQQSLAGLLSPDRLTPVQLTIVPVGNTIAI, encoded by the coding sequence ATGCAGCTGACCAAGCACGCCCACGCCTGCGTGACCCTGGCCAAGGACGACGTGCGCATCGTGATCGACCCGGGCGTCCTGACGCCCGACGCCGCCGAGGCCGTCGCCGACGCCCAGGCCGTGCTGATCACGCACGAGCACGCCGACCACTTCGACGAGGAGCTGATCACCCGGGCCCTGGACGCGCGCCCCGATCTGCAGGTCTTCGGACCGGGGTCGGTGGTGGGCCGCTGGGCGGCGCGCCGCGGCCAGGTCCGCGCGCTCGGGGCCGGGGAGCAGCTGAACATCGCCGGCTTCGACATCGCGGTCTTCGGCGAGCTGCACGGCCTGATCCACCGGGACCTGCCCAGCGTGGCGAACATCGGGTACCTGGTCGACTCCGAGCTTTACCACCCCGGCGACGCCTACCACGTCCCCGACGCCGACGTACCGACGCTGCTGCTGCCCACGAGCGGGCCGTGGACCAAGTTCGGCGAGGCGGCGGACTACGTGCGCGAGGTCAAGCCGCAGCGGCTGCTCCAGATCCACGAGGCCATGCTCAGCGAGATGGGCCAGCAGTCACTGGCCGGCCTCCTGAGCCCGGATCGGCTCACCCCGGTCCAGCTGACGATCGTGCCGGTCGGCAACACGATCGCGATCTAA
- a CDS encoding cytochrome ubiquinol oxidase subunit I, translating into MASTLSAAPTLPPVMQAYLLEARQMQAMSFVVHIPLVCFGIAFPAMVAFVEWRYLRTGDPLFHTLARRWTRVMVALFAAGVVTGTVLSFEMGLLWPMFTGVFGGVFGLAFAIEGFSFFLEAIFLGIYVYGWDRLPPRLHFLCALPICIAGILGSFMVIAVNGWMNHPQGFTVDAHGHVTDIHPFQALFANTYFWHELVHMYLAGNMVAGFLVAGAYAVGRLRGRWGRYERIAFTVPLTAAVLAAPMQVVVGDWAARDVATEQPVKLAAIEGLGQTTSGAAEHLLGWYTDGRVEYGIGIPHLLSILAYHSWSATIQGLDTVFPADRPPINLVRYAFQTMVGIGSLLALLAVVFFFILWRHRRLPAAKWFYWAVAAAGPLAYLALIAGWTTTEVGRQPWVVYDVMRTDAAVTGARSVPVGFGLLAAAYTVLVVATFWALHRLAKAPLPAAGPPAPATTGPSGGPGVPGAFPATD; encoded by the coding sequence TTGGCATCCACACTCAGCGCGGCTCCGACGCTGCCGCCGGTCATGCAGGCCTATCTGCTCGAGGCCCGGCAGATGCAGGCGATGTCGTTCGTGGTGCACATCCCGCTGGTCTGCTTCGGCATCGCGTTCCCGGCGATGGTGGCGTTCGTCGAGTGGCGCTACCTGCGCACCGGCGATCCGCTCTTCCACACCCTGGCCCGGCGGTGGACCAGGGTCATGGTCGCGCTGTTCGCGGCGGGCGTGGTCACCGGCACGGTGCTGAGCTTCGAGATGGGCCTGCTCTGGCCGATGTTCACCGGGGTCTTCGGCGGCGTGTTCGGCCTCGCCTTCGCCATCGAGGGCTTCTCCTTCTTCCTCGAGGCGATCTTCCTCGGCATCTACGTCTACGGCTGGGACCGGCTGCCCCCGCGGCTGCACTTCCTGTGCGCGCTGCCCATCTGCATCGCCGGGATCCTCGGCTCGTTCATGGTCATCGCCGTCAATGGGTGGATGAACCACCCGCAGGGCTTCACCGTCGACGCGCACGGCCACGTCACCGACATCCACCCGTTCCAGGCGTTGTTCGCCAACACGTACTTCTGGCACGAGCTCGTGCACATGTACCTGGCCGGCAACATGGTCGCCGGCTTCCTCGTGGCCGGCGCCTACGCGGTGGGCCGGCTGCGCGGCCGGTGGGGCCGCTACGAACGCATCGCGTTCACCGTGCCGCTGACCGCCGCCGTGCTGGCCGCGCCGATGCAGGTGGTCGTCGGCGACTGGGCCGCGCGCGACGTCGCCACCGAGCAGCCGGTCAAGCTCGCCGCGATCGAAGGGCTCGGCCAGACCACCAGCGGCGCGGCCGAGCACCTGCTCGGCTGGTACACCGACGGGCGGGTGGAGTACGGCATCGGCATTCCGCACCTGCTCTCGATCCTCGCGTACCACAGCTGGAGCGCGACGATCCAGGGCCTTGACACCGTCTTCCCGGCGGACCGGCCGCCGATCAACCTCGTGCGCTACGCCTTCCAGACCATGGTCGGGATCGGCAGCCTGCTGGCGCTGCTCGCCGTGGTCTTCTTCTTCATCCTCTGGCGCCACCGCCGGCTGCCGGCCGCCAAGTGGTTCTACTGGGCCGTCGCCGCCGCCGGGCCGCTGGCCTACCTGGCGCTGATCGCGGGCTGGACCACCACCGAGGTCGGCCGGCAGCCGTGGGTCGTCTACGACGTGATGCGCACCGACGCGGCGGTCACCGGCGCCCGGTCCGTCCCGGTCGGCTTCGGCCTGCTCGCCGCCGCCTACACGGTCCTGGTCGTGGCCACCTTCTGGGCGCTGCACCGGCTCGCCAAGGCCCCCTTGCCCGCGGCCGGACCGCCGGCGCCCGCCACCACCGGCCCGTCCGGCGGCCCGGGCGTGCCCGGCGCGTTCCCGGCCACCGACTGA
- a CDS encoding cytochrome d ubiquinol oxidase subunit II, with the protein MFLRLLILAIALAGLVLYTVLGGADFGAGLWQLSAGWGERGREIRDQAHRSIAPVWEANHVWLVFVLTVLWTGYPAFFGSVFSTLAVPLFLALLGIILRGLSYALHTATDVPRERRVIDTAFSLSSIVTPFMLGVCVGAIASGRVPVGNAAGGLWSSWTNSVSLLSGFMAVSTGAFLAAIYLAADARRSPVAGLDDAFRRRALDAAVATGILALAALGVAHDDAPSLFHGLTRGLGLAAVIISALAGLISITLVSRRRYAVARLAAVAAVAALLCGWAAAQRPYLLPGLTVSAAAADTTTLVALLVAVIIGGAILFPSLFFLFRLSLSGRLLPDRRGPKPHTAGVDARRPAWAGRAALGCFVAGAVLLIFADDDAGHVVGVVAFAVAAVLGFTAVGPDQLAAQEPDRPGV; encoded by the coding sequence ATGTTCCTGCGGCTGCTCATCCTGGCGATCGCGCTGGCCGGCCTCGTGCTCTACACCGTGCTCGGCGGAGCCGACTTCGGCGCCGGGCTCTGGCAGCTGTCGGCCGGCTGGGGCGAGCGCGGCCGGGAGATCCGCGACCAGGCGCACCGCTCCATCGCGCCGGTCTGGGAGGCGAACCACGTCTGGCTCGTCTTCGTGCTCACGGTGCTGTGGACCGGCTACCCGGCCTTCTTCGGCTCGGTCTTCTCCACGCTGGCGGTGCCGCTGTTCCTCGCCCTGCTCGGCATCATCCTGCGCGGCCTGAGCTACGCCCTGCACACCGCCACCGACGTGCCGCGCGAACGGCGGGTGATCGACACGGCCTTCTCGCTCTCCTCGATCGTCACCCCGTTCATGCTCGGCGTCTGCGTCGGGGCGATCGCCTCGGGCCGGGTCCCGGTCGGCAACGCCGCGGGCGGGCTGTGGAGCAGCTGGACCAATTCGGTCTCCCTGCTCAGCGGGTTCATGGCGGTGAGCACCGGCGCGTTCCTGGCCGCGATCTACCTGGCCGCCGACGCGCGCCGCTCGCCCGTGGCAGGGCTCGACGACGCCTTCCGCCGCCGCGCCCTCGACGCCGCGGTCGCCACCGGGATCCTGGCGCTGGCCGCGCTCGGCGTGGCCCACGACGACGCGCCCTCGCTCTTCCACGGGCTGACGCGCGGCCTCGGCCTGGCCGCTGTGATCATCTCCGCGCTGGCGGGCCTGATCAGCATCACCCTGGTCTCGCGGCGCCGGTACGCGGTCGCCCGGCTGGCCGCGGTCGCCGCGGTCGCCGCGCTGCTGTGCGGCTGGGCCGCGGCGCAGCGTCCTTACCTGCTGCCGGGGCTGACGGTGAGCGCCGCGGCCGCCGACACCACCACCCTGGTGGCGCTGCTGGTCGCGGTGATCATCGGCGGCGCGATCCTGTTCCCCAGCCTGTTCTTCCTCTTCCGGCTCAGCCTCTCCGGCAGGCTCCTGCCGGACCGCCGCGGTCCGAAGCCGCACACCGCCGGCGTGGACGCGCGCCGTCCCGCCTGGGCCGGACGAGCCGCGCTGGGCTGCTTCGTCGCCGGGGCCGTGCTGCTGATCTTCGCCGACGACGACGCCGGGCACGTGGTGGGCGTCGTCGCCTTCGCCGTCGCGGCCGTGCTGGGCTTCACCGCTGTCGGGCCCGACCAGCTCGCCGCCCAGGAGCCGGACCGGCCCGGCGTCTGA
- a CDS encoding CoA transferase has protein sequence MNRIFADFCTSTGIAYESAASSAYIEQSEPTLPSRLAVTELAVGAVAAAAAGAAHLARARGASPVTTRWTVDPRRVAASFRGDQLLRVDGESFPGFAKLSGFFPTREGWVRTHANYAHHRARLLDALDLPPDADRAALTTRLADIDALEVEERVRANQGIAVAVRTTKEWSAHPQSKAVAGLPLLGIAALGDAHAPARESRGKLRDQNRPAAGLRVLDLARVIAGPVATRTLALLGADVLRIDDPGLPEIAAQHLDNGMGKHSALLDLRKPQDRETFDQLLETADVVVTGYRPHALDGFGLTPQEITRRRPGIVVATLDAWGSAGPWQEHRGFDSIVQAATGISMLTSADGTRPGALPAQALDHASGYLLAAGVLVALARQTRQGGSLHVSTHLARTAQALLELGEDSPGPTHEPLKLDDCMNEQDTPSGRLRYPLPAFNPMARMAEPYDYQRVGAVWGADIAQWS, from the coding sequence GTGAACCGGATCTTCGCTGACTTCTGCACCTCGACCGGTATCGCGTACGAGTCCGCCGCCTCCTCGGCCTATATCGAGCAGAGCGAGCCGACGCTGCCGTCGCGACTGGCCGTCACCGAACTCGCCGTGGGCGCGGTCGCCGCCGCCGCGGCCGGCGCGGCGCATCTCGCCCGGGCGCGCGGGGCCTCGCCGGTGACCACGCGCTGGACGGTGGATCCGCGCCGGGTCGCGGCCTCGTTCCGGGGCGACCAGCTGCTGCGCGTGGACGGCGAGAGCTTCCCCGGCTTCGCCAAGCTATCAGGCTTCTTCCCCACCCGTGAGGGGTGGGTGCGCACCCACGCCAACTACGCGCACCACCGCGCGCGGCTGCTCGACGCACTCGACCTGCCACCCGACGCCGATCGTGCCGCGCTCACCACGCGACTGGCGGACATCGACGCGCTCGAGGTCGAGGAACGCGTCCGGGCGAATCAGGGCATTGCCGTGGCGGTCAGGACGACGAAGGAATGGTCCGCCCACCCGCAGTCCAAGGCCGTCGCCGGACTGCCGTTGCTCGGTATCGCAGCACTCGGCGACGCGCACGCGCCGGCCCGCGAGTCGCGCGGAAAGCTGCGGGACCAGAACCGTCCGGCCGCAGGGCTGCGCGTGCTGGATCTGGCCCGCGTGATCGCAGGCCCCGTAGCCACCCGCACCCTGGCGCTGCTCGGCGCCGACGTGCTGCGCATCGACGACCCGGGACTGCCGGAGATCGCGGCGCAGCACCTCGACAACGGCATGGGCAAACACTCCGCGCTGCTCGACCTGCGCAAGCCCCAGGACCGCGAGACCTTCGACCAGCTGTTGGAGACGGCCGACGTCGTCGTGACGGGCTACCGCCCGCACGCCCTGGACGGCTTCGGCCTGACCCCGCAAGAGATCACGCGGCGTCGCCCCGGGATCGTGGTCGCGACGCTCGACGCCTGGGGCAGCGCGGGACCGTGGCAGGAGCACCGCGGCTTCGACAGCATCGTCCAGGCCGCGACCGGTATCTCGATGCTGACATCGGCGGACGGCACGAGGCCGGGAGCGCTGCCGGCGCAAGCCCTCGACCACGCAAGCGGCTACCTGCTCGCCGCCGGCGTGCTCGTCGCCCTGGCCCGGCAGACGCGCCAAGGCGGAAGCCTGCACGTCAGCACCCACCTCGCGCGTACCGCGCAAGCGCTGCTCGAGCTCGGCGAGGACTCGCCCGGCCCGACGCACGAGCCCCTGAAGCTGGACGACTGCATGAACGAGCAGGACACCCCGTCCGGCCGCCTGCGTTACCCGTTGCCCGCGTTCAACCCCATGGCGCGGATGGCCGAGCCGTACGACTACCAGCGCGTCGGCGCAGTGTGGGGCGCCGACATCGCTCAATGGAGCTGA